A DNA window from Patescibacteria group bacterium contains the following coding sequences:
- a CDS encoding dolichyl-phosphate beta-glucosyltransferase yields the protein MDEKIYLSIVIPAYREEKRIHVILEAIEKYVKTKDFIVETIVAIDASPDDTVGSAEHFVDRIPNLVIYEGEQNRGKGGAVQDGIKLAKGQYVLFADADNSTPIEQVDKLLAHIDKYDVVIGSRYCKGGKLAIPQSFTRRAGSRALNWMIQALVTPGIKDTQCGFKLFSKEAAGAIFEKLTIFDFSFDIEVLAIAKKLGYKIKEEGITWHDDPHSTVNPLKDGLKMIVDSWKIRQNLQKKIY from the coding sequence ATGGACGAGAAAATCTATTTATCAATTGTGATTCCGGCATATCGTGAAGAAAAACGGATCCACGTTATTCTGGAAGCGATAGAAAAATATGTTAAAACCAAAGACTTCATCGTCGAAACGATAGTTGCAATTGATGCATCCCCTGATGACACGGTTGGCTCCGCCGAACATTTTGTGGACAGAATTCCGAATCTGGTGATCTACGAAGGCGAACAGAACCGCGGGAAGGGTGGTGCAGTGCAGGACGGAATCAAATTGGCAAAGGGCCAGTATGTGTTATTCGCCGATGCTGATAATTCTACCCCAATCGAACAGGTCGACAAACTTCTTGCCCATATCGATAAATACGATGTCGTCATCGGCTCCAGATACTGCAAAGGTGGCAAATTAGCCATCCCACAGTCATTCACTCGAAGAGCGGGCAGCCGAGCTTTGAACTGGATGATCCAAGCCCTTGTGACGCCTGGGATCAAAGACACACAGTGCGGTTTCAAATTATTTTCGAAAGAGGCGGCCGGAGCGATTTTCGAGAAGCTGACCATATTTGACTTCTCTTTCGATATTGAAGTTTTAGCTATTGCCAAAAAATTAGGATACAAAATAAAGGAGGAGGGGATCACCTGGCACGATGATCCACATTCGACTGTCAACCCATTGAAAGATGGGCTCAAAATGATAGTTGATTCGTGGAAAATCCGTCAAAATTTGCAAAAGAAAATTTACTAA